From the genome of Chloroflexaceae bacterium:
CCCTGTGCCTCCCCGCCGCGGATGCAGTAGGAGCGGGCGCTGAGCGCAGCGAGGCGGGGAGGGTGAGAAGTGGCGCGGTCGCGTTTCCATCAGGAGGTGCACCGGCATGCGAACCAGCGTCTGGCTTGTGCGCCACGGGCAGACCCGCGCCAACCTGGAGCGGCGCTACCTGGGCGTCGGCGACAGTCCGCTCACCAGCTACGGGCGCCTGCAGATTGAGGCGCTGGCTGCCCGCCTGCGCCCCGTGCCCTTTGGCGTCGCCCTGGTCAGTCCGACCGAGCGCGCGCGTCTGACCGCGGAGGCCATCCTCGCGGGACGGGCCGGGGTGGACGTGCGCCTGGATGCGCAGTGGGCCGAGGCGCACCAGGGCCGCTGGGAGGGATTGACCTACCGCGAGGTGCTGGCGCGTTACCCCGATGAAGCCCGCGCGCGCT
Proteins encoded in this window:
- a CDS encoding histidine phosphatase family protein; this encodes MRTSVWLVRHGQTRANLERRYLGVGDSPLTSYGRLQIEALAARLRPVPFGVALVSPTERARLTAEAILAGRAGVDVRLDAQWAEAHQGRWEGLTYREVLARYPDEARARWADGLDGRPQGGESLAEVHARVSAAWVRLIEEHRGGRVLVVSHATPIQLALCICLGLAPDAYWHWRIDLGGITAIDVYASGPIVRMVNEVPRIGR